From Caloranaerobacter ferrireducens, the proteins below share one genomic window:
- the atpE gene encoding ATP synthase F0 subunit C has translation MPTIDPKAFILGCSAIGAGLAMIAGIGPGIGQGYAAGKAAEAVGRQPEAQGDIIRTMILGQAVAETTGIYGLVIAIILLFVRPLLGAL, from the coding sequence ATGCCAACAATAGATCCAAAAGCATTTATACTTGGATGTTCAGCTATAGGTGCTGGTTTAGCTATGATAGCTGGTATTGGTCCTGGAATAGGACAGGGTTATGCTGCAGGTAAAGCTGCAGAAGCTGTTGGAAGGCAACCAGAAGCTCAAGGTGATATCATAAGAACAATGATCCTTGGTCAGGCAGTTGCAGAAACAACAGGTATATATGGTCTTGTTATTGCTATAATATTATTATTCGTAAGACCATTACTTGGAGCCCTTTAA
- a CDS encoding AtpZ/AtpI family protein yields the protein MKDNKSKILQNLALVSQIGLSMALPILGGVYIGSFLDDKLNTGYIFLGVFSVLGIITSFISLFKITTKGK from the coding sequence ATGAAGGATAATAAATCAAAAATCCTGCAAAATTTAGCCTTGGTTTCACAAATAGGTTTGTCTATGGCACTGCCTATTTTAGGAGGCGTATACATAGGAAGTTTTTTAGATGATAAACTAAATACTGGGTATATTTTTTTAGGAGTTTTTTCAGTATTAGGAATAATTACATCTTTCATAAGTTTATTTAAGATAACGACTAAAGGGAAGTGA
- the atpB gene encoding F0F1 ATP synthase subunit A gives MKIEIALTLFGKEIFIPETIVNTWIIVILLTIFAIYVNRKIKNAKIDEKPSGLLNVIELLVEGVQSLVESTMGSDKLKFAPYIGTLALYLLVANLFGLLGFKPPTSDYNVTFSLAIITFVLTQYYGLKSKGLGGYIKGFFEPMPLLFPLNVIGEIANPISLSFRLFGNILSGVIIMGLIYGALGYASVVITPVFHAYFDVFAGVIQTFIFVMLTMVFISMAME, from the coding sequence GTGAAAATAGAAATAGCTTTAACACTTTTTGGAAAAGAAATTTTTATACCTGAAACTATAGTTAACACTTGGATTATAGTAATTTTATTAACTATTTTTGCAATATATGTGAACAGAAAGATAAAAAATGCAAAAATAGATGAAAAACCTTCAGGTTTACTTAATGTAATAGAATTATTAGTTGAAGGAGTTCAGTCTTTAGTTGAAAGTACAATGGGTTCTGATAAACTAAAGTTTGCTCCTTACATAGGAACTCTTGCTTTATACTTATTAGTAGCTAATCTATTTGGATTATTAGGATTTAAACCTCCTACATCAGACTACAATGTAACTTTTAGCTTGGCTATAATCACTTTTGTTTTAACACAATATTATGGCTTAAAATCTAAAGGTCTAGGAGGATATATAAAAGGATTTTTCGAGCCTATGCCATTATTATTCCCATTAAACGTAATAGGAGAAATAGCAAACCCTATATCATTATCATTCCGTCTTTTTGGTAATATTTTAAGTGGTGTAATAATTATGGGGCTTATATATGGGGCATTAGGCTATGCATCAGTAGTTATAACACCTGTATTCCATGCATACTTTGACGTTTTTGCAGGTGTAATACAAACATTTATATTTGTAATGCTTACTATGGTATTTATTTCAATGGCAATGGAGTAA
- a CDS encoding F0F1 ATP synthase subunit B: MSMTVRVIPELSSLIMQITATIILFLILRHFLFKPVTEFLNARKEKIASDLETANKNKEEAQNLKREYEMKIEASKKEAQEIIEAARRRGEEVREEIIMEAKKEAEAIIEKARKEIEREREKAVEELKEEVVTIAMLAASKVIDKNLDINAHKEIINKFINEVGEAKWQN, encoded by the coding sequence ATGTCAATGACTGTAAGAGTTATTCCAGAGCTTAGTTCTTTGATAATGCAGATAACAGCAACAATTATTCTGTTCTTAATACTAAGACATTTCTTATTCAAGCCAGTTACTGAATTTTTAAATGCTAGAAAAGAAAAAATAGCAAGTGATTTAGAAACTGCAAACAAAAACAAGGAAGAAGCTCAAAATTTAAAAAGAGAATATGAAATGAAGATTGAAGCATCTAAAAAAGAAGCTCAAGAAATTATAGAGGCTGCTAGACGTAGAGGTGAAGAAGTAAGAGAAGAAATAATAATGGAAGCAAAGAAAGAAGCAGAAGCTATAATTGAAAAAGCTAGAAAAGAGATAGAAAGAGAAAGAGAAAAAGCAGTAGAAGAGCTAAAAGAAGAAGTTGTTACAATAGCTATGTTAGCTGCTTCAAAAGTTATAGATAAAAACTTAGATATTAATGCTCATAAAGAGATTATAAATAAGTTTATAAATGAGGTAGGGGAAGCTAAATGGCAAAATTAA
- a CDS encoding ATP synthase subunit I translates to MSLNDNTQSKIIKRVIILTLLIIGIFFLIFPKPKPCIYGIIFGATINVLNFRLMSLTLEKAVKMSNNKIMPYVMGNYMVRYLIYGIVLTISAIADYINFYSTVLGIFMVKIIIIFDTFYDIIKGRRTSKMRN, encoded by the coding sequence TTGAGCCTTAATGACAATACACAATCTAAAATAATAAAGAGGGTAATTATATTAACACTACTTATAATAGGAATATTCTTTTTAATATTTCCTAAACCTAAGCCATGTATTTATGGAATCATTTTTGGGGCAACAATAAATGTACTTAATTTTAGATTAATGAGCTTGACCTTAGAAAAAGCCGTAAAGATGTCTAACAATAAAATAATGCCGTATGTTATGGGGAACTATATGGTAAGATACTTGATTTATGGCATAGTGTTAACAATTTCAGCAATAGCTGATTATATAAATTTTTATTCTACAGTATTAGGAATATTTATGGTCAAAATTATTATCATATTCGACACATTTTATGATATTATAAAAGGGAGAAGGACATCAAAGATGCGAAATTAA